The following are encoded in a window of Brevibacillus ruminantium genomic DNA:
- the pgsA gene encoding CDP-diacylglycerol--glycerol-3-phosphate 3-phosphatidyltransferase, protein MNLANRITLARIFLVPVVMFFLLVRYNIGSFTIGSLTITYNELIAALVFILAASTDGLDGYIARKKKIVTNLGKFLDPLADKLLISAALISLVEMQRLEAWIAIIIISREFAVTGLRLVAAAEGQVIAASALGKLKTWIQIVAITAVIIRNFPFEFFGIPFDTVAIWAMVIITLYSGYDYFAKNRNVIQYS, encoded by the coding sequence GTGAATCTCGCCAACCGCATCACCCTTGCCAGGATATTCCTGGTGCCCGTAGTCATGTTTTTTCTGCTGGTGCGCTACAATATTGGGAGTTTTACCATCGGCAGCTTGACGATTACGTACAACGAGCTGATTGCGGCATTGGTCTTTATCTTAGCGGCAAGTACGGATGGTCTTGACGGCTACATTGCCCGTAAAAAGAAGATTGTCACGAATTTGGGGAAGTTTTTGGATCCCTTGGCTGACAAACTGCTGATCTCGGCAGCTTTGATTTCTTTAGTGGAAATGCAAAGACTGGAAGCGTGGATTGCCATCATAATCATTAGTAGAGAGTTCGCCGTAACAGGGCTGCGCCTGGTAGCGGCTGCCGAGGGACAGGTAATTGCAGCCAGCGCCTTGGGTAAACTAAAAACGTGGATTCAGATCGTAGCGATCACGGCGGTTATCATCCGCAACTTCCCGTTTGAATTTTTCGGGATCCCATTTGATACTGTGGCGATCTGGGCGATGGTAATCATCACGCTGTATTCGGGCTATGACTACTTTGCCAAGAATCGCAATGTGATCCAATACTCGTAG